The sequence below is a genomic window from Pseudomonas cremoricolorata.
GGTGGTCGCCGAGGGTATCGAGACCGCCGCGCAGCTGGCATTCCTGCGCAGGCACCGCTGCGATGTCGGCCAGGGGTATCTGTTCGACCGGCCCATTCCCGGGCGCGAACTGATTGAGCGACTACAGCGTTATCCACGAGGCCCAGCGGCCTGACAGCGCCTTCAGGCTTGGGCACTATGGCAGGCATGAGCCTTGCCCTTGCCGATGCCACCTGGGCATATCGCGCCACCCTCTTCAACCTCACGACACAGAGGAACCATCATGGTTTTGCGTTCGGAAATTCTGGTGAACAAAAACGTCCTGCCCACCGCAGAGCAAGCCCTGCCCGGCCGCGAAACGCCGATGAGCCTGCCCGAGCGGCACTATGTGTTCAAGGAAACCCCACTGCTCGGCCCGTTCTTCGAAGATGTCGACTTCGCCATCTTCGCCCTGGGCTGCTTCTGGGGCGCCGAGCGACGCTTCTGGCAGCGTGAAGGCGTGGTCAGCACGGTGGTCGGCTATGCCGGTGGCTTCACCCCCAACCCAACCTACGAAGAAGTCTGCTCGGGCCTGACCGGCCACACCGAAGTGGTGCTGGTGGTATTCGACAAAGCCAAGGTCAGCTACGGCGAGCTGCTGGCGATGTTCTGGGAACTGCACAACCCGACCCAGGGCATGCGCCAGGGCAACGATGTCGGCACCCAGTACCGCTCCGCCATCTACTGCACCAGCCCCGAGCAGTTGCAGCAGGCCGAGGCGAGCAAGGCCGCGTACCAAGCCGAACTGGACAAGGCCGGCTTTGGCCCCATCACCACCGAAATCGAGCAAGCGCCGACCGTGTACTTCGCCGAGGACTACCACCAGCAGTACCTGGCGAAAAACCCCAACGGCTACTGCGGCATCGGCGGCACGGGTGTCTGCCTGCCGCCCAGCCTGCAGGGCAACTGAGCCATGGCCAGCATGACGCTGTTCCATTCGCCGCTCTCGCCGTTCGTGCGCAAGGTCATGGTGGTGCTGCACGAAACCGGGCAGCTCGATCGGGTGACCCTGCAAGGGGTAGACATCAGCCCCGTCAAGCCCGACGCAACACTCAACCAGGGCAACCCCATCGGCAAGATCCCCGCCCTGCGCCTGGCCGACGGCACGGTGCTGCACGACAGCCGGGTGATCTGCGAGTACCTCGACCAGCAGCACGTCGGCCTGCCGCTGCTGCCCCGTGAAGGCTCTGCGCGCTGGCGTCGCCTGACGCTGATGTCGCAGGCCGATGCCATTCTCGATGCTGCCGTGTCGAGCCGCTACGAAGTGGCCGTGCGGCCCGCCGACAAGCGCTGGGACGGCTGGCTCGATGCGCAGAGCGAGAAGATTCGCCGCAGCCTGGCTGATCTTGAGCAGCAGCACTTGGCCGAAATCGCCTCAGGCTTCGACCTGGCGGCCATTGGCCTGGCCTGCGCCCTGGGCTACCTCGACCTGCGCCAGCCCGAGTTCGGCTGGCGTGAGCGGCAGCCAGGTCTGGCCGCGTGGTATGCCGAAGTGGCCAAGCGGCCGTCGATGCTGGCGACAGCGCCGACAGCTTGAGCATGCAGGTTGGCCCAAGCTGTTAATCAGAGCTATCGGAGCCGCTCGCTTGGCGGCCCATCGCGGCTGAAGCCGCTTCTGGAAGATTTGCGAAACCTTCAGGAGCTGCTTCAGAAGAAATCCCAATCAGCAATCGGGCTTGCCAGCGGTGTATTTCTTCGACGGGTCGATCGCCGCCTTGAACTCACGTAGCGCCTTGGCGCCGATCAGCAGCGGGTAATTGAAGCTGCTGCGGTCCACCAGGTTCACCTCGACGGTGCGTTTCACATCACCCAGGCACAGCTCCAGGTCGACCACCGGGCGGCTGGAGGTTTCCGGTGCGTCGTCCTCCCCTTCCTCGGCGCGGTTCTTGATGTTGCTGATGCGCGCCACCTTGTGTTCGTAGACCTTGCTGCCAGCATCGGGGGTCGCCAGGCGGAAGCGTACCCAATCCTCGCCATCACGCTTGAAGCGCTCGATGTCCTTGGCCGACAGCGAGGCGGTGTAGGCACCGGTATCCATCTTGGCCTTGAAGGTCTGGCCGATGTCGACCACGGTGATGTTCTCGTAACGTCCATACAGGTTCGGGTCGGCAGCCATTACCGGCAAAGCGACAAGCGACAGCAGGGCAAGCAGAGGTTTCACAGGGCAGGCTCCTAATAGGGGGTCGATGCTTAGAGTACGCGCTGGGCAGAGGTTCGCCGCGTCACGCTCAAAAACACAACCAGAAACATTTACCAGCACTGCGACCCGCTAGACATTTGGCGTGAGGTGCCGCGCTGCTTATCATTGCGCCCTGACTCATTCGTGCAAGGTTCTATTATGCGCCGCCTGCTCACTGGCACCCTCGTCGCCCTATTGCTGCTGCTCAACACCCTCGTGCTGATCGGCCCCTTGCTGGTCTGCGCGCTGATCAAGCTGGTGCTGCCTGGGCGCTACCGCGATTACGCCTCGGCCGGGGTGATGTGGTTCGCCGAAACCTGGGCGGAAATCGACAAATTCATCTTTGCCCGCTGCGTACGCACGCAATGGGACATCCGCGGCGCAGAAAACCTGCGTCGCGACACCTCCTATCTGACCATCAGCAACCACCAGAGCTGGGTCGACATCCCTGCGTTGATGGAAGCACTCAACCGGCGTACGCCGTTCTTCAAGTTCTTCCTCAAGAAAGAACTGATCTGGGTGCCACTGCTGGGCCTGGCCTGGTGGGGCTTGGACTATCCGTTCATGAAGCGCTACAGCAAGGCGTTTCTGGACAAGCACCCGGAGTTGAAAGGCAAGGACCTGGAGATCACCAAGGCCGCCTGCGAGCTGTACAAGCGCCAACCAGTCAACGTCGTCAACTACCTCGAAGGCACCCGCTTCACCCCCGCCAAGCACGCCGAGCAGCAGTCGCCCTACCGTCACCTGCTCAAACCCAAGGCCGGTGGCGTCGCCTTCGTACTCGCCGCCATGGGCGAGCAGCTCGATGCCCTGCTGGATGTGACCATAGTCTACCCAGGCGACAAGGCCCCGGGGTTCTGGGACCTGGTCAACGGCAGCATCAGCCGGGTGATCGTCGACATCCAGGTACGCGAACTCGACCCGGTGCTGTGGAGCGGGGATTACGAGAATGATCCCGAGTTTCGCAAGGTGGTGCAGGGGTGGGTGAATGGGTTGTGGTCGGAGAAGGATGAGCGGATTGGACGGTTGAGGGGGGAGATGCGGTGATTTCCATTGCTCATGAGAAGCTTTCGACGTGGGATCGGTCCCAAATGCATGTTTAGCTTTGCCCATTAGACAACAGAAGACGCCACCTGCACTTAGCTATCATTTTTGCCAGTAGCGGTATCGCATATTTATTCAGCATGCTACCAAGACCTTGAATAGATCGGTCATTCCGTTATCAGGAGAAAGATATGCGAGCTGAACATGAACCAACGCACCTATTTTACCAGGACAATACAGTAAGCGTATGTAAAGCAGGCGTTAATGCCCGACGACTCCTACGCCGGGGCGAAATGCTACTGACGGACATGTCAAATATGTCTACCCTTTCGTTGCTGGCCACCGACCTTAGCGGGTCGATCTTGATAGCAACCCATCAAGAACAAAACGAAATACGCAACTACTCATGTTATGGCGTCGAGCCTCAGACCCAGTCAAAGACATGGCCTCCTGGATTCAATGGTGAAGTATACGATTCAACAACCCAGTGCTATGCGCTGGGTAATGGGTATAGGAATTTCAGTCCTGCGGCAATGCGCTTCTATTCACCAGACGACTTAAGCCCTTTCGATAGCGGCGGACTGAATGCTTACTGCTACTGCATGGGAGACCCCATAAATCACATTGATCCAACTGGACACAGTCGGTCTTGGCTATTTTCAAACTACGCTCCAGCCAAGGAGCTTAAGGAACGCGCCGCTTCACACAACCAGCTAGCTCAACAAAGGAACTCGCTTGCGAAAGCCCGCGAGTACATCATCTCCAAGTGGGAAAAAAACCAATTAAGAAGTCCGAAAAATAATCGCAGATACAATAACTTAGCAGCGTCTATTCCCGCTCTAGAAAAGCGCGTATCGGAGAGCGAGAAGAATTTCACCAAGCTCTACGGGCCTACTTATCAATCCAGCTCGCAACAGAGAATTACTCTGAGATATTCGGAACTTGAAAGACAACGAGACGTGATCGCGCTTCAAAGCCTTCCCCGGGTTGACTACACCAAAAAAACAGCAACACGTCCAATGCGATCCACTGCGCTTAGTAAATCATGGCTCACACCAGAAGAGCATGATTATTATGACGGGCAGAGCAGGCTCAGCATTTCTTTTTCGGGGCTAGCAAACATTATCAAAAATCGCAATGCTGAAGCGGCCGCTTCGATCAGAGGACAAGTGTAAATCAGCCAGCCTTGTGCAAGATCCAGGAGTCAGTTGCAGAGCACTGAAAACCGCATCATTTACGATTCCAATTTGCACTGTAAAAACACCCAATGAAGCCCTTCATTCTGAGGGCTTCGTTATGAAAAATACGAAACCTGTTCGTCAGTAGATCTCTGCGCGGGAATACCGCCTATACCTCACGACTTAAACCCCTGAAACACTTAATTATTTAGCAGGCTTGGGCTCTATCTGACAAGTCTTAAGGCATAGGTGAGACAATTCTGATGGCTACTCTGGCTATCGCTCCCCGCTTTTTCTTAACTCAGCCTCACCAAATATCGAGGCGTCCTGTACAGGGCCTAGGAGTCCGGCGCTAGGCACTAGATGCAATCCGGCCCCTCGCGGACGAATCTGCTGCTATTCAGCGTCGAGTTCGATGTTATTCATAAGCATATTCGCTAACTCACTCGAGTAACCCGCAGCGCCCAGCAGCTTGTGACCATCATCTGCGTCACACTGATGGATGAGATGGGTGATGTAGCCGAGCAGGATGGAAACGTATTCGTGGGCGAGTTCTGCGTGTATCCCTGGGGTCAGTTGGAATGGCGGAAGCTCAACGATGTCGGGTAAATAAGGATTGCCAATGGAAGTACTACGTGTTTGCGCCACGTACTGCAGCGGCTGCAGCGCGCCTCGCCAGTAGCAGACTACCCAGCTCTGATGCCCTGAGACTGCTCGCCTGAGATGCCACGGTAAACCCGTGCCACGTGATTGAGTAGGTGAGATTTAGGGGTCGCAACCGCATGAGTAGCGGACGGATGCCAGCGTTTTCTCAGCTTGATGCGGGAAACGAGACTGGCGTATCGCTCAACATGGGCTTATCCCCCAGCCCCAGCCATTCGCAGAGCTATTATTTCTACCAGTTTCATTATTTAACCGACTGCTTAAGATATTCATCTGCGTCATCATGCACCGCGGAGCCATCTATGGGCTTTAAGTCATTTTTCTATCAAGACGGCAGGCTCTCCAGCGCTACGCAACACCATCTTTGCCGACGAATACTGCGCGCCGGTGATGTTGCCGTGGCAGAACGACAAACGGGGAGTATCCACTTCACTGGTTTCCTCGCGACAGATAATGCAGGCACCATCCTCCACC
It includes:
- a CDS encoding acyltransferase, which produces MRRLLTGTLVALLLLLNTLVLIGPLLVCALIKLVLPGRYRDYASAGVMWFAETWAEIDKFIFARCVRTQWDIRGAENLRRDTSYLTISNHQSWVDIPALMEALNRRTPFFKFFLKKELIWVPLLGLAWWGLDYPFMKRYSKAFLDKHPELKGKDLEITKAACELYKRQPVNVVNYLEGTRFTPAKHAEQQSPYRHLLKPKAGGVAFVLAAMGEQLDALLDVTIVYPGDKAPGFWDLVNGSISRVIVDIQVRELDPVLWSGDYENDPEFRKVVQGWVNGLWSEKDERIGRLRGEMR
- a CDS encoding glutathione S-transferase — protein: MASMTLFHSPLSPFVRKVMVVLHETGQLDRVTLQGVDISPVKPDATLNQGNPIGKIPALRLADGTVLHDSRVICEYLDQQHVGLPLLPREGSARWRRLTLMSQADAILDAAVSSRYEVAVRPADKRWDGWLDAQSEKIRRSLADLEQQHLAEIASGFDLAAIGLACALGYLDLRQPEFGWRERQPGLAAWYAEVAKRPSMLATAPTA
- a CDS encoding RHS repeat-associated core domain-containing protein; translated protein: MRAEHEPTHLFYQDNTVSVCKAGVNARRLLRRGEMLLTDMSNMSTLSLLATDLSGSILIATHQEQNEIRNYSCYGVEPQTQSKTWPPGFNGEVYDSTTQCYALGNGYRNFSPAAMRFYSPDDLSPFDSGGLNAYCYCMGDPINHIDPTGHSRSWLFSNYAPAKELKERAASHNQLAQQRNSLAKAREYIISKWEKNQLRSPKNNRRYNNLAASIPALEKRVSESEKNFTKLYGPTYQSSSQQRITLRYSELERQRDVIALQSLPRVDYTKKTATRPMRSTALSKSWLTPEEHDYYDGQSRLSISFSGLANIIKNRNAEAAASIRGQV
- a CDS encoding ATP-dependent zinc protease family protein, producing the protein MKPLLALLSLVALPVMAADPNLYGRYENITVVDIGQTFKAKMDTGAYTASLSAKDIERFKRDGEDWVRFRLATPDAGSKVYEHKVARISNIKNRAEEGEDDAPETSSRPVVDLELCLGDVKRTVEVNLVDRSSFNYPLLIGAKALREFKAAIDPSKKYTAGKPDC
- the msrA gene encoding peptide-methionine (S)-S-oxide reductase MsrA; translation: MVLRSEILVNKNVLPTAEQALPGRETPMSLPERHYVFKETPLLGPFFEDVDFAIFALGCFWGAERRFWQREGVVSTVVGYAGGFTPNPTYEEVCSGLTGHTEVVLVVFDKAKVSYGELLAMFWELHNPTQGMRQGNDVGTQYRSAIYCTSPEQLQQAEASKAAYQAELDKAGFGPITTEIEQAPTVYFAEDYHQQYLAKNPNGYCGIGGTGVCLPPSLQGN